The Rhododendron vialii isolate Sample 1 chromosome 5a, ASM3025357v1 genome contains a region encoding:
- the LOC131326242 gene encoding ras-related protein RABA2a, with translation MARRPDEEYDYLFKVVLIGDSGVGKSNLLSRFTRNEFCLESKSTIGVEFATRTLQVEGRTVKAQIWDTAGQERYRAITSAYYRGALGALLVYDVTKPTTFENVSRWLKELRDHADANIVIMLIGNKTDLKHLRAVATEDAQGYAEKEGLSFIETSALEATNVEKSFQMILSEIYRIISKKSLASEDSVPASIKEGKTLVVGGSEANTKKACCSSS, from the exons atggcgagGAGACCGGACGAGGAGTACGATTACCTGTTCAAGGTGGTGTTAATCGGCGACTCAGGCGTGGGCAAATCCAACCTCCTCTCCCGATTCACCCGCAACGAGTTCTGCCTCGAGTCCAAATCCACCATCGGCGTCGAATTCGCCACCCGCACCCTCCAA GTTGAGGGTAGAACTGTGAAGGCTCAGATATGGGACACAGCAGGACAAGAGCGATACAGAGCAATCACTAGTGCCTACTATAGGGGTGCATTGGGAGCTCTCTTGGTTTACGATGTGACGAAACCAACAACCTTTGAAAATGTCAGCCGGTGGTTGAAGGAGCTGAGGGACCACGCGGACGCCAACATTGTCATCATGCTTATAGGGAACAAGACCGATTTGAAGCATCTCAGAGCAGTTGCCACAGAGGATGCCCAAGGCTATGCTGAGAAAGAAGGGCTCTCGTTCATTGAAACATCAGCTCTGGAAGCAACAAATGTGGAGAAGTCTTTCCAAATGATTCTCTCAGAGATATACCGGATAATTAGCAAGAAGTCGCTTGCTTCAGAGGATTCGGTGCCTGCTAGCATAAAAGAGGGGAAAACTCTTGTTGTTGGAGGTTCTGAAGCTAATACAAAGAAGGCTTGCTGCTCTTCGTCTTAA
- the LOC131327647 gene encoding uncharacterized protein LOC131327647: protein MKPYHQQLDELLPNFQKVTFMHVPRMKNRFADALGTLASMLELPIGVKLRPVMIEQRGKRVYGHIMNIDESDDGLPWFYDIRNLVEKGEFPADSTRKDRIALQRLASQYIACGGQLYRRSPCGVHKLCIHGDDIRATDCIEYV from the exons atgaagccgtatcatcaacaGCTTGACGAACTCCTcccgaattttcaaaaagtGACTTTCATGCATgtaccgaggatgaagaaccgcttTGCAGATGCCCTGGGCACTCTAgcatccatgctggaacttccaattggGGTAAAGTTGAGGCCTGTCATGATTGAACAGAGGGGAAAACGTGTGTACGGCCATATCATGAACATCGACGAATCGGACGATGGGCTCCCTTGGTTCTACGACATTCGGAATCTCGTTGAAAAGGGGGAGTTCCCTGCGGATTCAACTAGGAAAGATCGGATCGCACTGCAGCGACTCGCGTCTCAATACATCGCCTGTGGAGGACAATTGTACCGGCGATCTCCTTGCGGAGTTCACAAGTTGTGTATTCACGGAGACGACATCAGAGCg acagattgcatcgagTATGTATGA